The genomic DNA TCGTCAAAGGCGGTTTCGAGCAGATGGCTGCACTGCCGGAGGAGCACTCCGAAGCAGAGATCGCCGAATTGCCGCGGCTGGTCTTTCTGTTCAATCGTCGGGCGATGGGGCGACTGCGAATGCTGATCGACTTTATCAACGAAGACGAGTGATCTCGCGGTCGAGGTGAGCTCGCAGGGCATTTTCTCGGGGCGTTTGCGACGCCCGTCGGGACAGGTTGAAGCGGATGTGGGGATGACCGCATCGGCGGTGGTCCGGTCGTGTCGCTTGTGACGGCGGCGCGATCGAGTTCGTGAACTTTATCGACTGCGTCGACTTCTGCGGTCACGAAAGCTTCTCCGGTCTGCCGATGCTAGCAGTGTGACCCATGAAGGGAATCAAAACTGTTAAGTCTTCATGCGACCGGATCGATCCAATGCACTGCTGTTTGCGGTGCGATCGCTTCAGAGCCGCGTGAGGGATAGCTTCCGGCAAGGACTCGCTGGTGCCCAATGTCAAGCCGCCGTCAACGATGACAGCGCGGCGTCACCTGAGCCTGGATCGACGACGTGACCTTGCAAATACCTGACTACCTTCGAATTCACGCAGACGACAACACCTCCCCACGGAAGTTTGCTGCAAGCGACGAGATGTCCGCTTTTTGGCAAGCTTATGTTGATGCGACGGGTTGGCGAATCAAACCTTCCACTGGCACCACGGCGCACCGGCCGATGTTGTTGCCCGCCTGCACCGAGGCGATGATGGATGTTGATTCTGCCGACGCGCAGCCGGCGGTTTCAAAAAGTGCAGCGGAAACGCTTGCACTGGCCGCGTCGCGAATCGCCGACCGTTTGCGTGAATTCGAAGGTTTGCTGAGACACGACGAAGCGACTCGCGCCGTCGAAGACGCTTTTGCTGGCAACATGCCCACCGCAGGTCACATCGCTGACCGCCTGGAATCAGTGCTGCAAGAGGCGACGGTCGCGACCGGATGCGACGCGGCGGGACTCTACCTGTTGGATGCCGATACCAGTCAATTGAAGCTGCGTTCGTGTTTCGGGCTCCCCAAGTCGCGATTGATGCAGCCGCCACGCCCCCTGCGTGGATCGTTGGGCGATCTGGAAGCTTTGGTTTCGCCGGTCGTCACAATTGAAGACATTCCGCGGATGCCACACTGGGAGAGTCCCGAAGAACGCGGGGCTGCGATCGTGGTCGCGATTCGCGGTGGCGACCTGCCGCTGGGAACGCTTTGGTTGTGGGACGATCAGCCGCGCGACATCACGTCGGCGCAACAAGCTTCGGCCACCCTCGCCGCGGGCCGGATCGCGGCTGAACTCGAACGCGAGGTGATCCATACCAAGTCGATCGAACAAACGGAAATCCGCGACGAACTCCGTTCCGCCTCTGCCTGGCAATCGCGTCAGCTGCCTCCCGCAATTCCGTTAGATCAAGATTGGGATGTGTCGGGGTGGTGCGAAGCCGCCGACACCGTGGGGGGGGATTGGTTCGCCTGGGATGTATTGCCCGATGGCAAGCTGGCAATCGCGATCGCATCGGTCGGGACCAGCGGAATCGAATCGGCCTTGACCGCCGCCACCGCTCGGTCGGCGTGGCAATCACATACCGGATACCGTCATAAAACGAATCAAGTGCTCAGCCGCGTTAACGATACGCTGTGGCAGACGTCGACCGGCGATCAATCGACAAGTCTGCTTTACGCAAACGTCGATCCGGAAACGGGCGAAGGACAGTTTTCCGCGGCAGGCAATTGCCATGGATTGATCGTCAATCGCTACGGATACCGGATGCTCACCTCGCCAACCAAACCGCTGGGACACGATCCCGACGTTCGGCCGATGGTACAATCGATGCGATTGCTGCCAGGCGAAGCGTTGGTGTTGATCAGCCAAGGCGCGCTGGCCAGCAATGGCTCGCCGCAATCGGGCCGCTTGACCCAGCAAGAATTGACCGACGCGATCCGCAGGGAACTGCACAACGGCCCCGAACCCGCCCTGTCTTGCCTGCGAAGACTGTTCGCCCAAGCCGGCAAAGCGGACGCCGATCGATCGCTCGCGATCCTGCAACGGCAATAACGCGCCGCCAACGGGCACGCCGTCGGTTGCCGAACAACCGACGTGGCCAAGGCCCTGCAACTTCGATTGCTACTTCGGTACCGGTAGGAACTGGACCGCATCGACGACGACATACCCATCGGCGTCGCGCGTGCCGACTTCGACCGTTGCATCGCGATCAAAATTGAAAACGCCGATCTTTGTAAACAGCCCGTCGATTTCGGGCGGCTTGCGCTGGTTGACCGTATGCGTCGAATCCCCTTGCGCGTGCGTGACCTTCACCGGAACCGCTGTCGCGCGGTTGTTGTTTGGTGGATAGGAAACCCGGACTTCATAACGTCCCGGCTTCAGTTCGGTCTGGAAACGAACGACCTTCTCTCCCGGTTGCTCGTTTTGATTGTGAACGTATCCGCTGTCGACGTACTTCGTATTCGCTCCCGAGTGCTCCCATCTGCCGATCAACCGGGCGGTGTGATCATCGACGACGACGCCAGGCAGTTTCCGCGATGAAATCCGATGGGGATCTTCTAACTGAAGCACCTGTCCGTCGGCAACCAGTCGCTGCTGCAAGACGTCATAAGGTACATCCTGAACGGCTTCGCCACGCTCCAACGCGATGCACGCCGCGGTCGCTGCGGATTGGCCCAAGATCATGAAGACCGGCTCCATGCGAATCGAACCAAACGCGATGTGGCTGGAAGAGACGCAAACCGGGACCAGCAGATTTTCGCACTGTGCCTTTTTCGGGACCAATGCACCGTAGGCAACCTTATAGGGACGGGGCGTGTGGACGCCGATGTCCCCCTCGTTCTGCACCTGGCCATCGGCCGTCACATAGCGTCGAACGTTATGCGAATCGAGCGTGTACGAGCCCATGCCGACCGAATCGGGAGTTTCCTTCCGATCCAAACAATCGTGTTCGGTCATCACATATTCGCCGATCATCCGTCGGGCTTCGCGAATGTACAGCTGATGCGGCCAGCCGCCATTGTCCAAGAACTCATCCTTGGGCAAGCCCCACTTGGACATCGCTTCACGAACCTCCAACGGCACCTTCGGATCGTTCGCCATAAAATACATCAACCCCTGCTGATAAACCTTATGCTCTTCGATGATCTCCTGACGACGCTCGTAGTCGGCGTCGGGGTAGTCATAATTCATCCCGATGTTGTCGGTACTGAAGGGACCGTGGTTGTTGGTGTCGGTTTTGTAATTCGGCATCGGATCAAATTTGCGGAACATCTCCCGCCACCCCGCATCGAAGACACGGACCAACAACTGATAACGTGCCCGGTCGTAGCCCTCGGGTTTTGGAAAAGGGATTCGGTTCTCGGGGACGTTTGTCAAACACATTCGAAAACAATACGCCTGCACCCGGTGATCCCCTTCGCCACGCGTGCCTGGCGGTTCGTCGCTAATCCCGGGCAACAATTCACCGCCGATGTCGCGTGACTTGAGGTAGGGATCGATCGGTTCTTTGAACCAGTGCGCGTGATGCAACACGCCAACTTGGTTGCCGTTCCACGTTTCGCCGTAGACGGCATTTGCTTCGCGGCCGACGTGGTAGTCGACTCCGGCGGTCGCCATCAAATCGCCTTCGTAAGTCACGTCGATGAACATCTTGCCATGAAAGACATCGCCTTTCAGCGTTCGGATCGATTCGATCCGCCCCGCCTTGCTGACCACGCCGCCGTCGCGATCGAGCCATTGATCGCGATAGACAGGAATCTTCTCTTCCGCGACCCAGTTGTCGTAGATTTGTTCGGCAACATGGGGTTCAAAGACCCACATCCTCGCCTCATCTCCATCGCCCCCGAGACCACTTTGATTTTTGTTGCCAAACTTCGCCTGCTCTTCCCAATTCCAAGCCGACGGTTTTTGATAGTGCTTCCAAACGCGATGATAGAATTCGCCGCTTAGTCCACCGATCGCGTTCTTGTTTCCCGAATCGGTCCAACCAAGGCCGCCCGCGGTCAGGCCACCCAGGTGCTTATCGGGACTGACGATCACGACCGACCGACCCATTTGCGTCGCCTGAACTGCCGTGGTCACCGCAGCGCTGGTGCCGCCATAAATCACGATGTCGTGATGGTATTCTTTGGCTAAGGCATGGGAAAATGAGAAACTTAATAGCGCAGCGGTGGCGCAGAAGATGGATTTGATTTGCATGAGTTGGGGGGTCTGCAAAAGGCGTAAAAGAGCGGATGCAACGGCGTGCAATGAAACGCACAGAAGAACGCCATTTTGGTCGCTCGGTTGCCAACAAGCAAGCTTTGCAGCGAAACGGGCCAGGACTCGCCCAGCCCTTCTCACGCCTGACGTCTGACGCCTGAAAAGCTATTGAGCGGCGGCGCGAAAGACATCCATCAAGTTGCCCGGCTGCGATTTCACCTCGGGGACCGCTACCGGCTTGATCGGCTCCGGCTTGCTGGGCACAGGTTGCGTGAACAAGGCTTGGGCGGGGCCACCGGATGCGGTCGGTGTCGCCATCGAATATTGAGCTCCAGCCGGAACCGCGGTTGCCGTCGCCCCGAAAGCGACTGCCGGCACGACGCGGCTTTCCGGATATTCGGGCCGTTGGTTCGCGGGCGCCGCGAGATTGGGAGAACAGCATTGGCAATGGTTCAACGCGACGGCTGCCTGAGAGCGCACCGCGTCAACCATCTCGCCTGGGTTTCCGTCGACGTCGGTCCCCGCAATGCAGACCTGCAGCGCTTTGACCAGCGGCGGCGTGCAGACCGGTAGCGTCGCGATCGTCTTGGCCGCTTCCAAGCGCACGCAGACCGAAGAGTCGGCGCGGAGCGCGGAGATCAACGTCGCTTCGGCTTCCGGATAATAACGGACATCGAGTCCTTGCAGTTGAGCGATTGCAGCCTGCCGCTGCGGAGCCTGCAGTTCAACCGCTTTCACCTGCGCGGCGGTTCCCTCGGGACCGGGCTGCTCCTGTTCCCCGGGCAGCGGCATCTTTTCGCCCGGGATCATCCCACCGGTTAGCGCACTCAACGGCCGCAGCAATCCATCCAACAACTGGCAGACAGGTGAAGCTCGCAGATGAGCGCAAACGCCCCGGCGCGCCGCCGCCATCGACTCGATCATCGTCGGCTTCGGCGGATACGACTGGACCACCAAGCCAGAGAGGCTGATCGGCTCCGGTTCCGATGGAGCTGGCAACGTTTGCTGGGCGGAGACCCAAGCGCCAGGCAAGCCCAATGCGAAGGCAAGCATCAGCGTGGCGGCGGTTCGAAGGGCCAGTCGCATCCCAATCCCCAAAACGGAAACAAGTTTCAAAGCAAGAGGTGCATTGCTAGCGGCAAAAACCGCCGGTCGCACCCGATGGAAGCACTGTTAACGATTCCGACGACGACGCGTCAAGGTCGCTCACAAACTTGAAAATAAAAGCCGATCGGCCTTGAGCTACCGTCCCGTTCTAACCTACAACCCCCCCGCCAGATCGAGCGTTCGAGCACATTACTCGCTGACCGTCGAGGTCCATGAAATGCTCGCGGATTGCTAACCGAAGCCATAAGATACCGGATGCCGTCATCGTCACTCTGCCGATCCACGATCCTGCCGCTGATGTGGTTGGTGGGGATCGTTGCAGTCGGACAAGAACCGCGGAGCTTGCAGCAACCTAGCAGCGCCGCCGCCACGGCGGGGACTCCGCAATTGCTCCCCTCACCAAGCTCCCCGCTGCAACAACCCGAATATCCGGGGGCCACCGTCGGCGAACCGATCGTGTTGACCGACCAACCGCTGACCGGTATCGGATACTGCGATTCGGGATTCTGCGGTTCCTGCAGCGACGACGGTTCCTGCGTTTCCTGCGGAACCAACAATTCAAACAACGACACATTCAGCGGCCGATTGTATTCCGCCTTTTCGGCAGCACTATGCGAAGCCGATCCGTGTTACATGCCTGAATGGCACCTGCTCGAATCCGCCTCGTTCTGGGTCGATTCGGCTCGCACGCAAAACCGTACACGCGTCCGCTGGGATTATGGGATCGACATGATCCTGCCCGATCGCAGCGAATATTTCATGGCCAAGATCGGCGGCAAAGGCCCCTCGCCGCAACCCGGATCCGCCTCCATCAACCAACTCGACTACCACGAGATGAGTCTGTATGCCGAGACCGCGCACGGGAAATTTTCGATGTTCACGGTCACCCCCTATCGATCGCTGTACATGGAACAGGCCGGGCATGGCGCGGGATTTGGCGACATCCAAATCGGTACCAAAAGCATGCTGCACGATACGCGGATGCTGCAGGTCACGATGCAAACGACGACGACGATTCCCACAGGCAAAGCCCGAAATGGTGTCGGCGCTGGACACATGTCGCTGGAACCGGCGTTGTTGATGGGGTTGGCCCTCACCGATCGCGATTTTCTGCAAGCGCAGGTCGCCGAATGGATACCGTTGGGAGGGGACGCGGAATACGCCGGCGCTCTCCTGCGTTGGGGCGTCGCCTGGAACCGAATTTTTTGGCAACGCGACCCGGACAATTTGATGACCGTCAACCTCGACTTTGTCGGTTGGTCGTTTCAAGATGGGGCTTACACCGATCCGGTTCTCGGAACCCAGTCGTCAAGCAACGAGACCTACCTGTATGTCGGCCCCGGCACGCGCTTTCTTTTCTGTGGAAAGTTTGAGTTCGGCATCGGTGGACTCTACGCATTGTCGGAGCGTCATTTTGCCGAACATCTGATGCGTACCGAATTAACGATCCGGTACTAAACCGACGCGACGCCAGTCCAGCACAAACCTTTGTAGCGCGAAGGTTCGCGGGCTCGAAGGCCTGACGATGACGCCAGGTTAGATGAATTCTTCGCGTTTGGGTCGACCGGCCAGCAACCGTTGCAGGATGCTCCGCATTTCCCGTACCTTCAACGGCATCGACATCAGAACGCGGTGGGAGGACAGTTTGGCATTCCGAATTACATTCTGCTGCGATTGATCGGCCAATAGCACCGCGGGAATGTCGGCGGTGTGTTCGTCTTCAGCAAAACGATTGAACGCTTCCATCGCGAGCGATCCCAGTTCCGAAGCCGAGAAGATCACACAATCGGCGGGGGGATCGTCGCCCGGCACAAACCGGCCTAGCGCTCGGGTGGGATCGGAAATCACCAGAACGCGATAACCACGCTTCTTCAGCCGATCGCGAACCACGTCTTGCAACGAGGCCTTCGATTCGACCAACATCACAATCCGGCCTTCCCCTTCATTGGTCGGCATCTCGCCCGCCGGAGCGCTCGGCGTGACGGGGATCCCCTGGCGGATCTGCTTCATCCGTTCCAACGCCTGCTTCCCTTCCATCTGCAACGCAGCGGCGCTTTGCAAACGTTTCTCGGGATCAAATTCCAATGCTTTGGCAACCACTTGGATCGCAGGGACCGGAATGGTGGGATCGACTTGCCCAAGTGGCTTGATGTCTTGGAACCGGCTCACGTTGAGGCGTTTCATCCGCTCCCGCGTCTCCAGCAACGGCGGCTCGCCGCACAACATCGTGTACAGCATCGCACCGGCAAAGTAGACGTCGCTGCGCGGATCGTCCTTGCGAACATTGGTCCCCCGTTCCAACGCGGCATAATCGATCGCCCGCGCGTTGGGGCAATCGGCCACCTTTTCGGGATTGTCTCGATCGGCCAACGCCGCCAAGCCGAAATCGACAAGCTTCGCCCTGCCTTCGGAGGAGACCAAAACGTTCGACAATTTCAAGTCGCGATGCGAAATCCCAAGCGATGCCGCATAAGACAGCCCCGATGCAATATCGACCAACAACTTCATCGCGATCTCGGGCTGCAGCTTGCCCCGGATCCGGACCAGATCGCGAAGCGTCTCTCCCTCGACAAACTCCATCACCATGAAGGGGTTCATCACATTGGGATCGACTTCGTAGATCGAAACGATGTTCGGATGCCGCAGCCGCAACCCCATCCTCCCCTCGCGAAGAAACTGCTCCATCTGAGCCACTTCGTCGCGGTACCGCTTCCGCAGCACCTTCAAAGCGACAACCTGATTGGTCTCGCGATGGGCGGCGCGATAGACACGGGCAAAGGTTCCCGCTCCGATCAGGTACATGACTTTATATTTGCCGTAGAAATAGCCTGAACGCTCACCGCGGCGAAGCTTATCCAGTTGCAGGTTCGTCAACAGTCCCTTGCCATGCAAGATGTTGATGAAGTCCTGAATCGTCGATTCGCCCGTCCCGACTTCCGAACGCGCCGCCTCCACTTCAGCCATCGGTGCCAGGCCGAGGTCGACGATCCGGGAAGCGAGTTGTTCAGGGGTGAAGTCAATCATTTTCTTGTCGTGTCGCGTACCTGCGATTGGGGAGGGACCAAATTTCTGCAACCCGGCCGACGCGATTGCGGCAATGCCTAGGAAGCTGGAACGCTTGGTCTATTCGTGATCGCCGTTGCTGGAGCCTTCGATCTGATCCCGCAGCGAATCGCGTTCACGACGCGTCGCTTCCAAATCGAAGACCAAATATTTCATGTCCAACCGCAACTGGGCCAACGCCTCTTGCACCAGATTCAAGATTCGGCGACGACGCGAACTGCATTCGACGACGCGAAGCAGTGCCGGAGCAATGGTTTCCCGATGTTCTTGGGGGAGAGTATCGAACGCTTGGATCAGCTCTTGAATTTCGATCGGGGTGTCTTCGCTGGTGTGGGGTGCGGTGAATGCCATGGGCTCGAACTCTCCGGTAAAAAGAAAAGGTTGTCGTGTGGGTGGTAATTGTGGTAGAGCAGTCTCAGTGCCAAAACTTCCACCCGAACCATGTTTCGAACCGTAACTCCCTTTCCGGTAACGACTTATAGCGAATCAGCCCCATTGGTCGGCATCTCATGAGGTTGCAAAAACGCAACACTCCGGTCCTCCAACATTGCCGCAAGCCGTTGTCCTTAAACGACTTAACGATTTGACCCTACACATCCCCATCGCGATGCTTTCAATCAACAGATGACGCGACAGCACCACCTTATTGGCATCCGCAGGCAAAGTGCTTCGAGCACCTCCGCTGATAACCATCTTCCGCAAAGGGAGTCGGGTGGTCAACATTTGGTCTGGGCAACCTTAGCGATTGCGGTACTTTCTCCGCTGTTTTTCCCAAAATATTCCCCTGCCCAGATCCAAGACTCCTTCGATGGCGGGGCTCCGGTGTGGCAACTGGACCGCGAAGACTGTGGTGCGCAGATCATCACCCATCAACGGATCGCCGCTGGCGGCCGCGACGCGGGGCCATGCGAATCGCTTTCCATCCAAACCGGTTCGGGAACGCGAGCGGAATTCATCTACAGGATCGTCCCAACCGAGGTGATCAACGAACTGGTGGCCTCGGTCTGGTATTGGGCGCAACGTCCCGGCGCACGCCTTTCGCTGCGCGTGCGATTCCCGTTCGCCTTGGATCCACGAACCGGCCAACCCGCGATCGCCCGGATCGGCAACGTGGAATACACCCAACCGGGACAATGGCAGCAACTGTCGTTAACCAATGCGTATCAACAATTGGTCGTGCAGCAAGCAGTCGTCCGGAACGCGCTGGGGCGTGAGGTCGATCTGCGACAACCCTACATCGACGCCGTCAC from Rosistilla carotiformis includes the following:
- a CDS encoding FAD-dependent oxidoreductase is translated as MQIKSIFCATAALLSFSFSHALAKEYHHDIVIYGGTSAAVTTAVQATQMGRSVVIVSPDKHLGGLTAGGLGWTDSGNKNAIGGLSGEFYHRVWKHYQKPSAWNWEEQAKFGNKNQSGLGGDGDEARMWVFEPHVAEQIYDNWVAEEKIPVYRDQWLDRDGGVVSKAGRIESIRTLKGDVFHGKMFIDVTYEGDLMATAGVDYHVGREANAVYGETWNGNQVGVLHHAHWFKEPIDPYLKSRDIGGELLPGISDEPPGTRGEGDHRVQAYCFRMCLTNVPENRIPFPKPEGYDRARYQLLVRVFDAGWREMFRKFDPMPNYKTDTNNHGPFSTDNIGMNYDYPDADYERRQEIIEEHKVYQQGLMYFMANDPKVPLEVREAMSKWGLPKDEFLDNGGWPHQLYIREARRMIGEYVMTEHDCLDRKETPDSVGMGSYTLDSHNVRRYVTADGQVQNEGDIGVHTPRPYKVAYGALVPKKAQCENLLVPVCVSSSHIAFGSIRMEPVFMILGQSAATAACIALERGEAVQDVPYDVLQQRLVADGQVLQLEDPHRISSRKLPGVVVDDHTARLIGRWEHSGANTKYVDSGYVHNQNEQPGEKVVRFQTELKPGRYEVRVSYPPNNNRATAVPVKVTHAQGDSTHTVNQRKPPEIDGLFTKIGVFNFDRDATVEVGTRDADGYVVVDAVQFLPVPK
- a CDS encoding serine/threonine-protein kinase; this translates as MIDFTPEQLASRIVDLGLAPMAEVEAARSEVGTGESTIQDFINILHGKGLLTNLQLDKLRRGERSGYFYGKYKVMYLIGAGTFARVYRAAHRETNQVVALKVLRKRYRDEVAQMEQFLREGRMGLRLRHPNIVSIYEVDPNVMNPFMVMEFVEGETLRDLVRIRGKLQPEIAMKLLVDIASGLSYAASLGISHRDLKLSNVLVSSEGRAKLVDFGLAALADRDNPEKVADCPNARAIDYAALERGTNVRKDDPRSDVYFAGAMLYTMLCGEPPLLETRERMKRLNVSRFQDIKPLGQVDPTIPVPAIQVVAKALEFDPEKRLQSAAALQMEGKQALERMKQIRQGIPVTPSAPAGEMPTNEGEGRIVMLVESKASLQDVVRDRLKKRGYRVLVISDPTRALGRFVPGDDPPADCVIFSASELGSLAMEAFNRFAEDEHTADIPAVLLADQSQQNVIRNAKLSSHRVLMSMPLKVREMRSILQRLLAGRPKREEFI
- a CDS encoding transcriptional regulator; this encodes MAFTAPHTSEDTPIEIQELIQAFDTLPQEHRETIAPALLRVVECSSRRRRILNLVQEALAQLRLDMKYLVFDLEATRRERDSLRDQIEGSSNGDHE
- a CDS encoding PP2C family protein-serine/threonine phosphatase; this translates as MSAFWQAYVDATGWRIKPSTGTTAHRPMLLPACTEAMMDVDSADAQPAVSKSAAETLALAASRIADRLREFEGLLRHDEATRAVEDAFAGNMPTAGHIADRLESVLQEATVATGCDAAGLYLLDADTSQLKLRSCFGLPKSRLMQPPRPLRGSLGDLEALVSPVVTIEDIPRMPHWESPEERGAAIVVAIRGGDLPLGTLWLWDDQPRDITSAQQASATLAAGRIAAELEREVIHTKSIEQTEIRDELRSASAWQSRQLPPAIPLDQDWDVSGWCEAADTVGGDWFAWDVLPDGKLAIAIASVGTSGIESALTAATARSAWQSHTGYRHKTNQVLSRVNDTLWQTSTGDQSTSLLYANVDPETGEGQFSAAGNCHGLIVNRYGYRMLTSPTKPLGHDPDVRPMVQSMRLLPGEALVLISQGALASNGSPQSGRLTQQELTDAIRRELHNGPEPALSCLRRLFAQAGKADADRSLAILQRQ